The following are from one region of the Sphingomonas sp. J315 genome:
- a CDS encoding sialate O-acetylesterase produces MDARYVAFALVLTATPAVAGPLSVAPHLASHMVLQHGKPASFRGGGAKPGEEVTVTFGGTMGRGQANAEGEWQVSLPPLARGESGAVLVRAASGSTLQLDDVVTGDVWLCSGQSNMDLPVSGSANPERTARESAGLPIRLLKLKRTASAVSARDIVPETAWSRAAPDNLGGFSAACWHMARETLKHDPKMPLGLIHAAWGGSTIEDWMSPAALRASGISTEHLGLLERYAGDPTAALAAVVNATDAWAERVDPGSAGAAWAAPRFDDRSWDSIVVPGYWERSGIEGLGGYDGIMWFRTHIALTEAELGDARDITLQLGRIDERDRVWINGVPVGAQLVAGELRRYRIPAGLLRAGGNSIAVRVIDEMGGGGFGGPASQLVLALPGGIRKPLAGDWRYRRGTAEPDWREPPPAVPWSMPRGLAMAWNGMIAPLGGTALRGIAWYQGESNTSRAADYAQSLRAWRATWRTHFGDPSLPVVIVQLPGFGPRSIRPVDAPWARLREAQRLVANDDTNSGLAVTIDLGIPDDIHPAHKNVVGERMAQEALRVAYRRVVPSAPQPVRANRTANGIAITLRSAEGLAVTGAVDPTGFELCDASGSCRFARATVDGDAITVLDDGGPAHEVRYAWQGSPPVNLYARSGLPLTPFRIAIRDR; encoded by the coding sequence ATGGACGCCCGCTATGTCGCGTTCGCGCTCGTGCTGACGGCGACACCCGCCGTCGCTGGGCCGCTCAGCGTCGCGCCGCATCTGGCGAGCCATATGGTGCTTCAGCACGGCAAGCCCGCATCGTTTCGCGGCGGCGGGGCAAAGCCGGGGGAAGAGGTCACGGTCACTTTTGGCGGGACAATGGGGCGGGGACAGGCGAACGCAGAAGGCGAGTGGCAGGTTAGCCTTCCTCCGCTCGCGCGCGGCGAGAGCGGCGCAGTTTTGGTCCGCGCCGCGAGTGGGAGCACGCTGCAGCTGGACGATGTGGTGACCGGCGACGTCTGGCTGTGTTCGGGCCAATCGAACATGGACCTGCCCGTGTCGGGCAGCGCTAACCCGGAACGGACCGCCCGGGAGAGTGCGGGTCTGCCGATCCGTCTGCTCAAGCTGAAGCGCACCGCAAGCGCCGTCTCGGCGCGCGACATCGTTCCCGAGACCGCCTGGTCACGCGCGGCACCGGACAATCTCGGCGGCTTTTCCGCCGCCTGCTGGCATATGGCGCGGGAAACTCTCAAGCATGATCCAAAGATGCCGCTCGGCCTGATCCATGCCGCCTGGGGCGGGTCGACGATCGAAGACTGGATGTCGCCAGCGGCGCTGAGGGCGTCTGGTATCTCGACTGAGCACCTGGGATTGCTCGAGCGCTATGCCGGTGACCCGACCGCTGCACTGGCCGCAGTGGTGAATGCCACCGATGCCTGGGCCGAACGGGTCGATCCGGGATCGGCGGGAGCGGCATGGGCTGCACCCCGGTTCGATGACCGCAGCTGGGACAGTATCGTCGTGCCCGGCTATTGGGAGCGATCGGGCATCGAGGGCCTGGGCGGCTATGACGGGATCATGTGGTTCCGGACGCACATCGCACTGACCGAAGCCGAGCTTGGCGATGCAAGGGACATCACCCTCCAGCTCGGGCGGATCGACGAGCGCGACCGGGTGTGGATCAACGGCGTACCGGTCGGTGCGCAACTCGTTGCTGGCGAACTGCGCCGCTATCGCATTCCTGCTGGGCTGCTTCGCGCCGGAGGCAACAGCATCGCGGTACGGGTGATCGACGAGATGGGCGGCGGCGGCTTTGGTGGCCCGGCCAGCCAACTCGTCCTGGCGCTGCCGGGCGGCATTCGAAAGCCCTTGGCAGGCGATTGGCGCTATCGCCGCGGCACCGCCGAGCCCGACTGGCGCGAACCGCCGCCAGCTGTCCCGTGGAGCATGCCGCGCGGTCTGGCGATGGCGTGGAACGGGATGATCGCCCCGCTCGGCGGCACCGCGCTGCGCGGCATCGCCTGGTATCAGGGCGAATCGAACACGAGTCGGGCAGCGGATTATGCGCAATCACTGCGCGCATGGCGCGCGACGTGGCGCACGCATTTCGGCGATCCGTCGCTGCCCGTCGTGATCGTTCAGCTTCCCGGCTTTGGCCCGCGCAGCATTAGACCGGTCGACGCCCCCTGGGCACGACTGCGTGAGGCGCAGCGGCTGGTGGCGAACGACGATACCAATAGCGGCCTTGCGGTAACCATCGACCTTGGCATTCCGGACGATATTCATCCCGCACACAAAAATGTGGTCGGTGAGCGCATGGCTCAGGAGGCGCTGCGCGTCGCCTATCGCCGCGTGGTCCCCTCCGCCCCGCAGCCGGTCCGGGCCAACCGCACCGCCAACGGGATCGCGATCACTCTGCGCTCAGCAGAAGGGCTCGCCGTGACCGGGGCAGTCGATCCAACCGGCTTCGAACTGTGCGACGCAAGCGGCAGCTGTCGCTTCGCCCGTGCCACCGTCGATGGCGACGCGATTACAGTGCTCGACGACGGTGGGCCCGCGCATGAGGTTCGCTATGCCTGGCAGGGCAGCCCGCCTGTCAATCTCTATGCGCGGTCCGGACTGCCGCTTACGCCGTTCCGCATCGCGATCAGGGATCGTTGA
- a CDS encoding redoxin domain-containing protein codes for MKQMLTAFTALAVMVAPTSAAPVIGKPAPDFKLNDANGRAVQLSDFRGKLVVLEWNNPGCPFVKKHYASGNMQKTQAYAKAAGAVWLSINSGAPGEQGPMNGAEAKAFMASAKAQPAAYLLDPSGVVGKRYEAKTTPHMYVINAKGTLVYAGGIDDKPTPNPADIKGARNHVLEALSELKAGKAVSVATSRPYGCNVKYAKA; via the coding sequence ATGAAGCAGATGCTCACCGCTTTTACTGCTCTCGCCGTCATGGTCGCTCCCACCTCGGCCGCCCCGGTCATCGGTAAACCCGCACCGGACTTCAAGCTGAACGATGCCAACGGCCGCGCCGTCCAGCTCTCAGACTTCAGAGGCAAGCTAGTTGTACTGGAATGGAATAACCCCGGCTGTCCGTTTGTGAAAAAACATTATGCAAGCGGCAACATGCAAAAAACCCAGGCCTACGCGAAAGCGGCAGGGGCCGTCTGGCTCAGCATCAACTCCGGTGCCCCTGGCGAACAGGGTCCCATGAATGGCGCCGAGGCGAAAGCCTTCATGGCAAGCGCCAAGGCTCAGCCGGCGGCTTATCTGCTCGACCCCAGCGGCGTGGTGGGCAAGCGCTACGAGGCCAAAACCACCCCGCACATGTACGTCATCAACGCCAAGGGGACGCTTGTTTACGCGGGCGGCATCGATGACAAACCGACTCCTAACCCAGCCGATATCAAGGGTGCCCGCAACCACGTGCTGGAAGCGCTCTCGGAACTCAAAGCCGGCAAAGCGGTGTCCGTGGCGACAAGCAGACCGTACGGCTGCAACGTCAAATACGCCAAGGCCTGA
- a CDS encoding TonB-dependent receptor domain-containing protein, with translation MAALHLLACASSLAIAAQTATPPAPQPSQRPVPAREADGERGREVVITGRQEATRTEADRTSYDVSKDLQVQSGTLADALRAVPGVEVDLEGRVSLRGDSGVTILIDGRPAALLRGESRGDALNSMPAGQIERVEVITNPSAAMSPEGSGGVINLVTRRTRPNARFATVRGNLGTMGRGSLSVNGAVSGKKLTLSGDAAYRRFRGEADGELDRVRIGASGAAVTTRQESESKMTMSMRATRLAADYSVDANNKLTAELAYRGGQQDVHRVDASVSQLASADFDRVADMSMKMDSLSGRAGWRRTLAGAGHELAIDFEIEQSRQRRRIDGVTDYAAASTVFEQISNEVDRTDREAKIDYKRPVGENATLNLGYQGNFSDSDNDFRGARGPSAEALTPVPALTNLFGFGQNVHAFFGTYQVNSGKFEVQVGLRAEQVELDIDQRTDAIRVARDYFKLYPTLHLGYELNAAEKLRASYSRRIQRPSAQDYNPYTIYLDPLNLRRGNPDLLPEITDSFEASWQRRKGSTFTALTGFYRTSRGGVTDIVQDLGSGVFLNTRANLATSDRVGVEAVVNTNLTKKLSVNASGTFLWNAIDPRQVGVGSRRSGTTATARASLSWQPNDKDFVQLSGNYSGRQLIAQGYRVMGGMFNIGYRRKIDDKLSVTFTGQNILDTARQETVIDTPMLRDRIRQTGVGPILFVGITRTFGSQGGRRRPEPAFEFDQNPAGPIG, from the coding sequence ATGGCCGCGCTGCATCTTCTCGCCTGCGCCTCATCGCTTGCGATCGCCGCTCAGACTGCAACGCCTCCAGCGCCTCAGCCCTCCCAGCGCCCGGTGCCGGCGCGGGAAGCCGATGGCGAGCGTGGCCGCGAGGTCGTCATCACCGGTCGGCAGGAGGCCACGCGCACTGAGGCCGACCGCACCAGCTATGACGTCTCAAAGGATCTGCAGGTACAAAGCGGCACGCTGGCCGACGCCCTGCGCGCGGTGCCGGGTGTCGAGGTCGATCTGGAAGGCAGGGTCAGCCTGCGCGGCGATTCCGGGGTGACCATCCTGATCGACGGGCGCCCCGCAGCATTGCTGCGCGGGGAATCTCGCGGCGACGCATTGAACTCGATGCCGGCCGGGCAGATCGAGCGGGTCGAAGTCATCACCAATCCCTCCGCCGCGATGAGCCCTGAGGGATCGGGCGGTGTCATCAATCTGGTGACCCGGCGCACTCGGCCCAATGCGCGTTTTGCCACCGTGCGCGGCAATCTGGGTACGATGGGACGCGGTAGTCTGAGCGTGAATGGCGCGGTGTCGGGCAAGAAGCTGACGCTATCCGGTGATGCGGCCTATCGCCGCTTTCGCGGCGAGGCCGATGGCGAGCTGGACCGCGTGCGCATCGGCGCGAGCGGAGCGGCGGTGACGACGCGTCAGGAATCGGAGTCGAAGATGACAATGTCGATGCGTGCGACACGGCTCGCTGCCGACTATAGCGTCGATGCGAACAACAAGCTGACCGCGGAACTGGCCTATCGCGGCGGTCAGCAGGATGTTCACCGGGTCGATGCGTCGGTCAGCCAATTGGCGTCTGCAGATTTCGATCGCGTTGCCGACATGTCGATGAAGATGGACAGCCTCAGCGGTCGCGCCGGCTGGCGTCGGACGCTCGCCGGCGCCGGGCATGAACTGGCCATCGATTTCGAAATCGAGCAATCGCGCCAGCGTCGCCGCATTGACGGGGTCACCGACTATGCCGCCGCATCTACGGTGTTCGAGCAGATCAGCAATGAGGTGGACCGCACGGATCGCGAGGCCAAGATCGACTATAAGCGTCCGGTCGGCGAAAACGCCACACTCAACCTCGGCTATCAGGGCAATTTCAGCGATTCCGACAATGACTTTCGCGGAGCGCGGGGGCCGAGTGCAGAGGCGCTGACGCCGGTGCCGGCGCTGACCAATCTGTTCGGCTTCGGACAGAATGTGCACGCCTTTTTCGGCACGTATCAGGTCAATTCGGGCAAGTTCGAGGTGCAGGTCGGACTGCGCGCAGAACAGGTCGAGCTCGATATCGACCAGCGCACCGATGCCATCCGGGTCGCGCGCGATTATTTCAAGCTCTACCCGACGCTCCATCTCGGCTATGAGTTGAACGCTGCCGAAAAACTGCGCGCAAGCTACAGCCGACGCATCCAGCGACCGTCGGCCCAGGACTATAATCCCTACACCATCTACCTCGATCCGCTGAACCTGCGTCGTGGCAACCCCGACCTGTTGCCCGAGATCACCGATTCCTTCGAAGCATCGTGGCAGCGGCGCAAGGGGTCGACCTTTACTGCGCTGACCGGATTTTACCGAACATCGCGCGGCGGCGTGACCGATATCGTGCAGGATCTCGGCAGCGGCGTGTTCCTCAACACGCGTGCCAATCTGGCCACGTCTGATCGGGTCGGGGTCGAGGCGGTCGTAAATACCAATCTGACCAAGAAGCTCAGCGTCAATGCGTCCGGCACCTTCCTGTGGAACGCGATCGACCCGCGCCAGGTCGGCGTCGGAAGCCGACGTTCGGGCACGACCGCGACGGCGCGCGCGAGCCTGTCATGGCAGCCGAACGACAAGGATTTCGTCCAGCTGAGCGGGAATTACTCGGGCCGCCAGCTGATCGCGCAGGGCTATCGCGTGATGGGCGGAATGTTCAACATCGGCTATCGCCGCAAGATCGACGACAAGCTGAGTGTGACCTTCACGGGCCAGAACATCCTCGACACGGCGCGGCAGGAAACCGTGATCGACACGCCGATGTTGCGCGATCGCATCCGACAGACCGGGGTCGGCCCGATCCTGTTCGTCGGCATCACCCGTACCTTTGGCAGCCAGGGTGGCCGCCGCCGCCCGGAACCGGCATTCGAGTTCGACCAGAACCCGGCGGGTCCGATCGGATGA
- a CDS encoding thioredoxin family protein, with protein sequence MLRPEPFTEVRLASLQEERRPVFVYFTADWCVTCKVNEKAALERPQVAEAFAKNRVAVLVGDWTRGDPAIGRFLERHGRSGVPLYLYYRPGEPAEILPQVLTSSRLVSMVS encoded by the coding sequence GTGCTCAGGCCCGAGCCGTTCACCGAGGTGCGCCTTGCCAGCCTCCAGGAGGAGCGGCGTCCTGTCTTCGTATACTTCACCGCCGATTGGTGCGTGACCTGCAAGGTCAATGAGAAAGCCGCACTCGAGCGCCCGCAAGTCGCCGAGGCATTCGCCAAGAACCGTGTGGCGGTGCTGGTCGGCGACTGGACCCGCGGCGATCCCGCAATCGGACGTTTTCTCGAAAGACACGGCCGCTCAGGCGTGCCGCTCTACCTCTACTACAGGCCGGGCGAACCGGCCGAGATCCTGCCGCAGGTTCTGACCTCCTCGCGGCTTGTGTCCATGGTCAGTTGA
- a CDS encoding response regulator transcription factor — protein MADCSRILLVEDDPALAREIVRALERHHWPVDHVASLGDAFEAVIQSPYRVILLDRRLPDGDGIGLIPAAKSRFSPPSIIFLTARDDLADRVEGLDAGADDYLVKPFALEELLARLRAASRRLPQADRPKPIEVAQLSYDAHTREVRARGRAVALPRRELALLELLVRRAGRVVQRAHLENEVYGFDVEVSANALEALVSRLRRRLEDEQAGVELRTVRGVGYILQPC, from the coding sequence ATGGCCGATTGTTCGCGGATCCTGCTTGTGGAAGACGACCCCGCGCTTGCGCGCGAGATCGTGCGTGCACTGGAGCGTCACCACTGGCCGGTGGACCACGTCGCTTCGCTCGGCGATGCGTTCGAAGCCGTCATCCAGTCGCCGTATAGAGTCATCCTTCTCGACCGACGACTGCCGGACGGAGACGGGATCGGACTCATTCCCGCGGCGAAGTCGCGGTTTTCGCCGCCCTCGATCATCTTTCTCACCGCTCGCGACGATCTTGCCGATCGTGTGGAAGGGCTCGACGCCGGCGCGGACGATTATCTGGTCAAGCCGTTTGCGCTGGAGGAGTTGCTTGCAAGGCTCCGGGCCGCCTCCAGGCGCTTGCCTCAGGCGGATCGACCGAAACCGATCGAGGTCGCTCAACTCTCATATGATGCACATACGCGCGAGGTGCGTGCGAGAGGCCGGGCCGTTGCGCTCCCCCGCCGGGAACTTGCTCTGCTTGAACTCCTCGTGCGCCGTGCTGGCCGTGTGGTCCAGAGGGCGCATCTCGAGAACGAGGTCTATGGCTTCGATGTGGAAGTATCTGCCAATGCCCTGGAAGCGCTGGTTTCGCGGTTGCGCCGTCGCCTCGAAGACGAGCAAGCAGGAGTGGAGCTCCGCACCGTGCGCGGCGTCGGCTACATCCTTCAGCCGTGTTGA
- a CDS encoding TonB-dependent receptor, which yields MKKLALAIRLAALGSTALVPSAYAQQTNVMPPDEAVEEEVVVTGIRASLEDALDIRRKADVILDGISSDDIGSTPDLNLGEALQRIPGVQINRSADRRDASISVRGLPSQYTKTTVMGQSVATPTFGTRGNGNPFGIFDAAIFSGADVIKSFTAEIPAGGLASNVDLRLRSALSRKEGFVARAELQYEETTEDANPGYFLSAVKRITPNFGVYATGSYAKQSFRRDTIRVNSYTSFTQARLNQLAASNPAFAIPATDASGVPNDVVFPSEVRQISQTNQGYRLSGGAGMEWEISDTLKARVDGIFTRRDLSDANLDLLIAFPQDATGIVTPLSAPVSLGTFDRGSNGSVENVYVVNKIAASDFAIPIGNRNFPSIDQSWAIYPQVNFRNDDWAVDFVGTWSKAVGDRREFLYEQRIQPNTGRADANGDGIDDAGNGAYAIINTGLGNYNDFLFDLTVPGALLDVGNGTYTVSAGNAIQARNSIRPQNVVFTASGNGVRVKRDMLAADFKVERFVDFGPFTSVKVGAYYQRETADQTFQENANIGTQLNNLTNNIFKLNDAVTSGGTFFGGGAPGAEFGNFYSLNIPNVEAAIYPVIGTIPPGVSFAPTAAQLAAFFPELTPAARSRITYANILALAPRNSLTGFIQRFPLNRVEGQNFNSERDNLELFAMTKFDLEQWKGIPLRGNIGMRYVRSNLSGVTRDQALEFYTALGFTQADFRPGYFLPPEPATGKYSAWLPSANLVYEITPKLVARAAYYETFEAFDLVEFSPAPTRILEDVDPEAGDTVSAVRIDVNRFGLQPRSSRAFDLGVSWYNRPGSVIALGYFNKRVANDIVTLNNFCPAGQSFTIEGQTFGPLFIDGSGRCRINQGNPIETANQRITINQIVNNPDAITVNGLEFQIQQRFDFLPGFLRNTGGVFNYTRVRSGGANGTKLYNVANDTYNIIGYYENRIVQLRMAYNHASEIELAGGSTFTGSASRVRPRGQLDFSGALKPAKWLELRLEVYNITNSRREEYEGDPRLNRVADFDGRTGSLSLTVKF from the coding sequence ATGAAGAAATTGGCTCTCGCGATCAGGCTCGCGGCGCTCGGTTCAACGGCGCTGGTACCTTCCGCCTACGCACAGCAGACCAACGTAATGCCACCAGACGAAGCGGTCGAAGAAGAGGTGGTGGTCACCGGCATTCGCGCATCGCTCGAGGATGCGCTCGACATCCGGCGCAAGGCCGACGTCATTCTCGACGGCATTTCGTCCGATGATATCGGCAGCACTCCCGATCTCAATCTGGGTGAGGCATTGCAGCGCATCCCCGGCGTCCAGATCAACCGCTCGGCCGACCGTCGCGATGCATCGATTAGCGTGCGCGGACTTCCCAGCCAGTACACCAAGACGACGGTGATGGGGCAGAGTGTCGCGACACCAACCTTCGGCACCCGCGGCAACGGGAATCCGTTCGGCATCTTCGATGCGGCGATCTTCAGCGGCGCGGACGTCATCAAGTCGTTCACAGCCGAGATCCCCGCGGGTGGCCTGGCTTCAAACGTCGACCTGCGCCTGCGTTCGGCCCTGTCGCGCAAGGAGGGCTTCGTGGCCCGCGCCGAGCTGCAATATGAGGAGACGACCGAAGACGCCAATCCCGGCTATTTCCTCTCGGCGGTTAAGCGCATTACGCCGAATTTCGGGGTCTATGCCACCGGGTCCTACGCCAAGCAGAGCTTTCGCCGCGACACGATCCGGGTGAACTCCTATACCTCGTTCACTCAAGCCCGCCTCAACCAGCTCGCAGCAAGCAATCCGGCCTTTGCGATCCCCGCGACCGACGCCAGCGGTGTGCCGAACGATGTCGTGTTCCCGTCTGAAGTGCGCCAGATTTCGCAGACCAATCAGGGCTATCGCCTGTCGGGCGGCGCGGGGATGGAGTGGGAGATTTCCGATACACTGAAGGCGCGCGTCGACGGCATCTTCACCCGCCGCGACCTGTCCGACGCCAATCTCGACCTGCTGATCGCCTTCCCGCAGGATGCCACCGGCATCGTCACGCCGCTGTCCGCCCCGGTATCGCTCGGCACGTTCGATCGCGGCTCTAACGGGTCGGTCGAGAATGTCTATGTCGTCAACAAAATCGCGGCGAGCGACTTTGCGATCCCGATCGGCAACCGCAACTTCCCGTCGATCGACCAGAGCTGGGCGATCTATCCGCAGGTCAATTTCCGCAACGACGATTGGGCGGTCGATTTCGTCGGCACTTGGTCAAAGGCGGTCGGCGACCGGCGCGAGTTCCTGTACGAACAGCGCATCCAGCCCAATACCGGCCGCGCCGATGCCAATGGCGACGGGATCGACGACGCGGGCAACGGCGCCTATGCGATCATCAACACCGGTCTTGGCAATTATAACGACTTTCTGTTCGATCTGACCGTGCCGGGCGCGCTGCTCGACGTCGGCAATGGTACCTACACAGTCAGCGCGGGCAACGCGATCCAGGCGCGCAACTCGATCCGCCCGCAGAACGTCGTATTCACCGCCAGCGGCAATGGCGTGCGCGTGAAGCGCGACATGCTTGCCGCCGACTTCAAGGTGGAGCGCTTCGTCGATTTCGGCCCGTTCACCAGCGTCAAGGTCGGCGCCTATTATCAGCGCGAGACGGCGGATCAGACCTTCCAGGAAAACGCCAATATCGGCACGCAGCTCAACAACCTGACCAACAACATCTTCAAATTGAACGACGCGGTGACCTCTGGCGGCACCTTCTTCGGCGGCGGCGCACCGGGGGCCGAGTTCGGCAATTTCTATTCGCTCAATATTCCCAATGTCGAAGCGGCGATCTACCCGGTCATCGGCACCATTCCGCCCGGCGTCAGCTTCGCACCCACCGCCGCCCAGCTGGCCGCATTCTTCCCCGAGCTGACCCCGGCGGCGCGCAGCCGGATCACCTATGCCAACATCCTAGCACTGGCGCCGCGCAACTCGCTGACCGGGTTTATCCAGCGCTTCCCGCTGAACCGCGTGGAGGGGCAGAACTTCAACTCCGAACGCGATAATCTCGAGCTGTTCGCGATGACCAAGTTCGATCTGGAGCAGTGGAAGGGGATCCCGCTACGCGGCAATATCGGTATGCGCTATGTCCGGTCGAACCTGTCGGGCGTTACCCGCGACCAGGCGCTCGAATTCTACACCGCACTCGGTTTCACCCAGGCCGATTTCCGGCCGGGTTACTTCCTCCCTCCCGAACCTGCGACGGGCAAGTACAGTGCGTGGCTGCCGTCGGCGAACCTCGTCTATGAAATCACGCCGAAACTGGTGGCGCGCGCGGCCTATTACGAAACCTTCGAAGCGTTCGATCTGGTCGAATTCAGCCCCGCCCCGACCCGCATCCTCGAGGATGTCGATCCGGAAGCGGGCGATACGGTCAGTGCGGTGCGGATCGACGTCAACCGCTTCGGCCTGCAACCGCGCAGCTCGCGCGCGTTCGATCTCGGCGTCTCATGGTACAACCGCCCCGGCAGCGTGATCGCGCTCGGCTATTTCAACAAGCGCGTGGCCAACGACATCGTTACGCTCAACAATTTCTGCCCCGCCGGACAGAGCTTCACGATCGAGGGGCAGACCTTTGGCCCGCTGTTTATCGACGGGTCGGGCCGGTGCCGGATCAATCAGGGCAACCCGATCGAGACCGCGAACCAGCGTATCACGATCAACCAGATCGTGAACAACCCCGACGCGATCACGGTCAATGGCCTTGAGTTCCAGATCCAGCAGCGCTTCGACTTCCTGCCCGGGTTCCTGCGCAACACCGGCGGCGTGTTCAACTATACCCGTGTCCGCTCGGGCGGGGCCAACGGCACCAAGCTCTACAATGTCGCCAACGACACCTATAACATCATCGGCTATTATGAGAACCGCATCGTCCAGCTGCGCATGGCGTACAACCATGCGTCGGAGATTGAGCTGGCGGGCGGATCGACCTTCACCGGCAGCGCCAGCCGCGTGCGGCCGCGCGGACAGCTCGATTTCTCGGGCGCGCTCAAGCCGGCCAAGTGGCTAGAGCTGCGGCTGGAAGTGTACAACATCACCAATTCGCGCCGCGAGGAATATGAGGGCGATCCGCGCCTCAACCGCGTCGCCGATTTCGATGGGCGAACGGGATCGCTGAGTTTGACGGTGAAGTTCTGA
- a CDS encoding protein-disulfide reductase DsbD domain-containing protein — MTPEAGWHGYWKNPGDSGMKPVVTWTIPRGVVASPLDYPVPSQLLVGGLMNYVYEGPHALLFQLTVPDGFAPGTPLPIKGRLDYLVCTKEVCVPESADLALDLTVGARGADVPARAEFDRFRQALPKPLGTPARFERVGDRIRLAIPLPSTLPPGEPYFYPLTDGVLAYAAKQTFSRANGALIVESDAPSNPGKLDAVEGVLKLGDGNGLSLRAVPGPTSVRTLPTMTQDQEIPDAFTILLALAGAVLGGLLLNIMPCVFPILSLKAIGLAKAFGDESAARRDALAYTAGAVLICLALGAALLGLRAAGVAAGWAFQLQDPRVILVLLLLITAVALNLAGLFELPALTAGTHLAERGGIGGSFWTGALAAFVATPCTGPFMGAALGAALVLPTSLALVIFGGLGLGLALPFLLLAYVAALRRRLPRPGAWMVRFRRVMSVPMFLTALALAWVLGRQAGVDGMALGLVAAMALALSLWWVGQRQGSPPRLAAAGACRACRRPGLGLRSYRRHWPRGRRQSGRAQARAVHRGAPCQPPGGAASCLRILHRRLVRDLQGQ, encoded by the coding sequence ATGACACCCGAGGCGGGATGGCATGGTTACTGGAAGAATCCCGGCGATAGCGGGATGAAGCCTGTGGTCACGTGGACGATCCCGCGCGGCGTGGTCGCCAGCCCCCTCGATTATCCCGTGCCTAGCCAGCTCCTGGTCGGCGGCCTGATGAACTATGTTTACGAGGGTCCGCACGCACTCCTGTTCCAGCTTACGGTACCGGACGGTTTCGCGCCTGGGACGCCACTGCCCATCAAGGGACGGTTGGACTATCTCGTGTGCACCAAGGAGGTGTGCGTACCTGAAAGCGCCGATTTGGCGCTCGACCTGACGGTCGGCGCTCGCGGTGCCGATGTTCCCGCCCGGGCCGAATTCGATCGCTTCCGTCAAGCTCTTCCCAAGCCACTCGGCACTCCAGCGCGCTTCGAGCGCGTCGGAGACCGCATACGGCTTGCAATCCCGCTTCCGTCGACGCTGCCGCCTGGTGAGCCATATTTCTACCCTCTGACCGACGGGGTTCTGGCCTACGCAGCAAAACAAACCTTCTCGCGCGCGAATGGCGCACTGATTGTCGAAAGCGACGCGCCTTCGAATCCCGGTAAACTCGACGCCGTCGAAGGGGTTCTGAAGCTGGGAGACGGCAACGGTCTGTCGCTGAGGGCTGTGCCCGGACCGACCTCCGTTCGAACGCTGCCGACAATGACGCAAGATCAGGAAATACCAGATGCGTTCACTATTCTCCTCGCACTGGCGGGCGCGGTCCTGGGCGGGCTGTTGCTCAACATCATGCCCTGCGTTTTTCCGATTCTCAGCCTCAAAGCGATAGGGCTCGCCAAGGCGTTCGGAGATGAAAGCGCCGCGAGACGGGATGCTCTCGCCTATACTGCGGGAGCGGTGCTGATCTGTCTCGCGCTCGGGGCCGCCCTGCTCGGCCTGCGGGCGGCGGGCGTAGCTGCGGGGTGGGCTTTCCAGCTTCAGGATCCACGCGTCATTCTGGTGCTCCTCCTGCTGATCACCGCCGTCGCGCTCAATCTGGCCGGACTCTTCGAGCTGCCCGCTCTGACTGCAGGCACCCACCTGGCCGAGCGCGGCGGAATCGGCGGCTCGTTCTGGACAGGCGCGCTCGCAGCGTTCGTGGCGACGCCTTGCACCGGGCCCTTCATGGGCGCCGCTCTGGGAGCCGCGCTCGTTCTACCCACCTCGCTGGCCCTCGTCATTTTTGGCGGCCTTGGTCTTGGCTTGGCGCTGCCGTTCTTGCTGTTAGCCTACGTAGCTGCGCTCCGACGCCGGTTGCCCAGACCGGGTGCATGGATGGTGCGGTTCCGACGGGTGATGTCGGTGCCCATGTTCCTCACAGCGCTCGCGCTTGCCTGGGTTCTGGGGCGGCAGGCGGGGGTGGACGGGATGGCGCTCGGGCTGGTCGCGGCCATGGCGCTCGCGCTATCCTTATGGTGGGTCGGACAACGACAGGGGAGCCCCCCGCGCCTGGCGGCCGCTGGCGCCTGCCGCGCTTGCCGCCGTCCTGGCCTTGGCCTTCGTTCCTACCGTCGCCACTGGCCCCGCGGTCGCCGACAATCGGGGCGTGCTCAGGCCCGAGCCGTTCACCGAGGTGCGCCTTGCCAGCCTCCAGGAGGAGCGGCGTCCTGTCTTCGTATACTTCACCGCCGATTGGTGCGTGACCTGCAAGGTCAATGA
- a CDS encoding PDZ domain-containing protein has protein sequence MKRLYFAAFFAAGAAFALSPGHVSAQTPGPVNMGIQLKEHPEGAEVMAVLPGATAAAMGLKVGDIVLELGGKPISRELVQEHAQNTKAGDTITLKVKRGKEILQLAGPALPPPG, from the coding sequence ATGAAAAGGCTGTATTTCGCTGCATTTTTCGCCGCTGGCGCTGCTTTCGCACTGTCACCTGGGCATGTCAGCGCGCAAACGCCCGGGCCCGTGAACATGGGCATCCAGTTGAAGGAACATCCCGAAGGGGCCGAGGTGATGGCCGTGCTCCCCGGCGCAACGGCGGCGGCCATGGGCCTGAAGGTTGGTGACATAGTGCTTGAGCTCGGCGGCAAGCCGATCAGCCGTGAATTGGTGCAGGAGCATGCGCAGAACACAAAGGCAGGGGATACAATCACCCTCAAAGTCAAGCGAGGGAAAGAGATCCTTCAGTTGGCCGGTCCAGCTCTGCCGCCGCCGGGCTAA